AAAATTTATGTTTGTAACGTAATGACGCAGCCTGGTGAAACGGACGAATTGTCCGCGTCCAGCCATGTCAAAGCCATTTATCGGCACGTCGGCGACGCGTTATTTGATTACGTCCTCGTCAACGCAGCACCGCTGCCTGAAGAGGCGTTACAACAATACCAATCGCAGCAGAGTTACCCCGTGCGAGTCGACATCGAGGAACTGAACCGGATGGGGCTCAAGGTGGTGGCTCGCGATTTTGTGCACTATGCCACATACGCGCGACACGACAGCCGCAAAGTTGCTGAACAGATTGTCAGCTTGTTGGGCTATGAACGGGATAAACGTCGAGGATAGGAGGGTGTGCGCTGTGTCGTTTGCAGCAGAAACGAAGAAAGAGTTGACTCAAATTGAGCAAGACACTTGCTGTGCGAAAAGCGAATTGCAGGCCATCCTCGGTCTCGGCGGGTGTTTTGTGACCGTCGATGGCCGCCGTCAATTGGTGGTTGAAACGGAGAATGTCGCCACAGCTCGGCGAATCTATACGGTACTGAAAGAGACGTTTGGCACGCGTTGTGAAGTGATTGTCCGCAAGAAGATGCGCCTGAAGAAGAACAACGTATACGCGATTCGCCTCACTGCATTGCAGGCGGATGCGGTGCTTTCGGAACTGGGTTGGACGGGCGAGATCGAAGACGGTCCACTGGCGGCAAATTGGCCCAAACCGGACGCGGACTGTTGTAATCGAGCCTTTCTTCGGGGATGCTTTCTCGCAGGGGGCTCTGTCAACGCACCTGGAAGCCCGTCTTATCATCTGGAGATTTACGCGGCTTCCGAAAATATGGCGGAGACGGTCCTTGCGTTGATGAATGACTATGAATTGCACGCGCGCCTGACGACACGCAAAAAAGGGTACATCGTATATCTGAAAGAGGGAGAGAAGATTGTTGACTTTCTCAACCTCATCGGCGCCGTCCGCGCGTTGTTAAAGTTTGAGGATACGCGCATCCTAAAAGGGATGCGAAATCAAGTGAACCGGCTCGTCAACTGTGAAACCGCCAATATGAACAAGACGATTGCAGCCGCGGTACGGCAACTGGAGAATATCCAATTGATTGAAGCACACATGGGCTTACAGCAGTTGCCAGATAGCTTGCGCGTGGCAGCAGAGTTGAGGCTGCGCTATCCGGAGGCGAATCTTCAAGAGCTTTGTCGCCGCATGGGGAACCGCGTGTCAAAGTCCGGTCTCAACCACCGTTTCAGGAAAATGGAAGAAATCGCCGAGCGGCTGCGCTCTAGCCCTGCCACGTAGTCAGAATATCGCCAAAATTGATGGGGCCGATGGCTGTCTATGAAAATCTCTACATGCTATACTTGAACATACTTAAATCAAGGTTCTTGGGAAAAATTCAGTTTTTCCCTACGAAAATACTATGACGAAACACGGTGATTCCGATGGTGCAGAAGGAAACGATAGTCAGAATTCAGGGCGGTTTATTTGCGCGAGCAGCGGCAAATTTTGTACAAATGGCAAATCGCTTTCGTTCAGAAGTCTTCCTCGAAAAGGGAGGAAAATCCGTGAATGCGAAAAGCATTATGGGCGTTATGTCGCTTGCTGTGGCGTCCGGGCAATCCATTATTGTTCGCGCGAGTGGCGGCGACGAGCAACAGGCGGTCGACCAACTCGTGCAGTTTATTGAGGCTGAACATCTTTCGTAAGCAGAACGCGCGGACTGGGGTGCTCGTCTGAGCCTCGTTCTTTCCCGATGGGCTTGTACATATATTTAGGACATCGGTGAAATGCAAGGGGGGCTCATCATGAGGATGCGTCTTGCCAAACGGCGTGGACGGCTACCCTATCGCGTAGTCTTCATCGCGCTTGCGGTTTTTGGGTTGTTGCTGTTCGAGATGTATCATTTGCTGATGCCTTACGTGGCACGCAATCCGATGTATCACGAGGTTACGATTGGGGAGCCAGTCATTGACACATGGGATTACGATGGTGAGGATGAAGAGGGCTACCTCAAGTTTTATAACACGTCGTCGCACGACGATGCCCTGTTGCCGCCTACGTCTAAACTATTCGGAGCGGATGGGAAATTTGTCGTCATCGAGCGGGCGGATGCAGGGTCGCTGACATATGCCGAGCCGCTTGAGAGCGCTCCGCCCATTTGGTACGTCGTTATGGTGTTGTTGATTGGCGCGGCCGTCTGGATGATCATGTATCGATTGAAAGTAAATCGGAAACGCCGCATGCATCTTCGCAAGTCGCTACCTCCCTTATCTGCCTCGTTCAACCATGGGCGTCGGTTTCGTCCTTCCAAACAGCAAAAATCCCGTTTTTTTCGTTGAAAAAATTCGTTCGATATCCGGTGTTTCTCGATGGCTTTGTGTTTTGGGTAACTCATGGTAACCTATACGGAGGATTGTTTTGATGGGAAGGGGGGGCGTGTGTGGCGCTGCGAGCAGGCCGCGTTCAACAGATCCACAAGCGTGAAGAGCGTGGGATTGATCGGTCTAATGAACCTTTTAAAATTGAAAAATTCTTTCGGCGACCCGGTCTCGTCGTCGTCGAGCGGCCAGCCTTTGAGCACGGTTACAGCAATCACCTGCGGGAAATTTATCCGCAGTGGGGCATTGCGGTGAGTACTTGCTTGAACTCAGGCACACCCGTCAAACACCCGCGACTCCGATTTGACCATTATGTGGACCTTGTCAAAGTGTGGGAAGACCAGGAGTATATCTACGTTGAAGATATGTACGTGGATGTGTTGTTATACGAAAGATCGTATTATCACGTCATCGACCTTGAGGAATTTGGTGAAGCGTTATTTACGCGTCAGGTGAGCATGGCAGAAGCTCGACGCGTGCTTGAAAATACTCAGAAGTTCGTGGACAGCATGAAACGCAGCCGATTGTCGTATCAGGTATGGAAACACAAATACGGCATTCACCGGCGCTATCTATAAAACGGCTACCGTGATGGAGCCACTCGGCGACGTCGCCGCGCATGAGAAGGAGA
Above is a genomic segment from Alicyclobacillus acidoterrestris containing:
- the whiA gene encoding DNA-binding protein WhiA; translation: MSFAAETKKELTQIEQDTCCAKSELQAILGLGGCFVTVDGRRQLVVETENVATARRIYTVLKETFGTRCEVIVRKKMRLKKNNVYAIRLTALQADAVLSELGWTGEIEDGPLAANWPKPDADCCNRAFLRGCFLAGGSVNAPGSPSYHLEIYAASENMAETVLALMNDYELHARLTTRKKGYIVYLKEGEKIVDFLNLIGAVRALLKFEDTRILKGMRNQVNRLVNCETANMNKTIAAAVRQLENIQLIEAHMGLQQLPDSLRVAAELRLRYPEANLQELCRRMGNRVSKSGLNHRFRKMEEIAERLRSSPAT
- a CDS encoding HPr family phosphocarrier protein — protein: MVQKETIVRIQGGLFARAAANFVQMANRFRSEVFLEKGGKSVNAKSIMGVMSLAVASGQSIIVRASGGDEQQAVDQLVQFIEAEHLS